From one Cyanobacterium stanieri PCC 7202 genomic stretch:
- a CDS encoding response regulator receiver modulated diguanylate cyclase (PFAM: Response regulator receiver domain; GGDEF domain~TIGRFAM: diguanylate cyclase (GGDEF) domain~COGs: COG3706 Response regulator containing a CheY-like receiver domain and a GGDEF domain~InterPro IPR000160:IPR001789~KEGG: cyc:PCC7424_0178 response regulator receiver modulated diguanylate cyclase~PFAM: GGDEF domain containing protein; response regulator receiver~SMART: GGDEF domain containing protein; response regulator receiver~SPTR: Response regulator receiver modulated diguanylate cyclase;~TIGRFAM: diguanylate cyclase), translating to MAEYNPKNFLILAVDDNSINRIMLEKILAKAGYQIKVLADSEEFLNMIGSVKPDLMLLDLMMPKIDGLELCRLIKAKANYKEVPIIFLTASDSKDNVIEAFRSGAVDYVTKPFNNEELLARIKTHIELKFTRDQLRKALVDLEKLATTDELTEIANRRHFLNLATREFNIAKRQKRSFSMIIFDIDHFKNINDNYGHPVGDIAIKLVAQKCQQSIRGEDLCARWGGEEFIVVVSDTLIDAAKRVANRIRREIASISLPIDDHNFKITVSVGIAQYQENDKSLDQIVSRADKALYRAKNNGRNQVVLEHELLDIPSEEVK from the coding sequence ATGGCTGAATACAATCCAAAAAACTTTTTAATTCTGGCAGTAGATGATAATTCTATCAATCGTATCATGCTAGAAAAAATCCTTGCTAAAGCAGGGTATCAAATAAAAGTCCTAGCTGACAGCGAAGAATTTTTAAATATGATTGGTAGTGTCAAGCCAGACTTAATGTTATTGGATTTAATGATGCCAAAAATAGATGGCTTGGAATTGTGCAGACTCATTAAAGCTAAAGCCAACTATAAGGAAGTACCAATTATATTTCTTACGGCCAGTGATTCCAAGGATAATGTGATAGAGGCTTTTCGCTCTGGTGCGGTAGATTATGTTACTAAACCTTTCAATAATGAGGAATTACTGGCAAGGATAAAAACTCATATTGAATTAAAGTTTACTAGAGATCAACTCAGAAAGGCATTAGTTGATCTAGAAAAATTGGCTACTACCGATGAGTTAACGGAAATTGCTAATCGTCGTCACTTTCTCAATCTGGCAACCAGAGAATTTAATATTGCCAAAAGGCAAAAAAGATCATTTTCCATGATTATCTTTGACATAGACCATTTCAAGAATATCAATGATAATTATGGGCATCCTGTGGGAGATATTGCCATTAAGTTGGTTGCCCAAAAGTGTCAGCAATCTATTCGAGGGGAAGATTTATGTGCGAGATGGGGAGGAGAGGAGTTTATTGTTGTGGTGTCTGATACCCTCATTGATGCGGCTAAAAGAGTAGCAAATCGTATTCGTAGGGAAATAGCTTCAATTTCCTTACCCATAGATGATCATAATTTTAAAATTACTGTCAGTGTTGGCATTGCCCAATATCAAGAAAATGATAAAAGTTTAGATCAAATTGTTTCTAGGGCTGACAAAGCCTTATATAGGGCCAAAAATAACGGCAGGAATCAAGTGGTTTTAGAACATGAGTTACTTGATATACCCTCAGAAGAAGTTAAGTGA
- a CDS encoding MOSC domain containing protein (PFAM: MOSC N-terminal beta barrel domain; MOSC domain~COGs: COG3217 Uncharacterized Fe-S protein~InterPro IPR005302:IPR005303~KEGG: mar:MAE_24160 hypothetical protein~PFAM: MOSC domain containing protein; MOSC domain protein beta barrel domain protein~SPTR: Putative uncharacterized protein), which produces MKIKELIFYPIKSCRGIHLSHAKVGDKGLSDYNNSLYYDRTFMIVDESGKFITQRQHPQLARVIVTIDGEKITLSFDNSSMDSITFTPQNQGNMVEVQVWGDRTLAIDQGKEVAQWFQEILSVKNCRLVKQDDYNIRAINPQYSTQSNQPVSFADGFPYLLTNTASLDYLNQKLEDKYPHQQQQISMDRFRPNIVIETDTPFIEDTWENITLGEIKFKIVKPCSRCQITTTNQKTGMVNSLNEPLKTLSTFRNIPQQGIMFGQNMIALNHGKLTQSPPLSPSP; this is translated from the coding sequence ATGAAGATAAAAGAACTTATTTTTTATCCTATCAAATCTTGCCGAGGGATTCATCTTTCCCATGCAAAAGTGGGCGACAAGGGGTTATCAGATTATAACAATAGTTTATATTACGATCGCACCTTCATGATCGTTGATGAATCAGGTAAATTTATCACCCAAAGACAACACCCCCAACTAGCCAGAGTTATAGTAACCATTGACGGGGAAAAAATTACCCTCAGTTTTGATAACTCATCCATGGATTCTATTACCTTTACTCCTCAAAATCAGGGTAATATGGTTGAAGTACAAGTATGGGGCGATCGCACCCTAGCCATTGATCAAGGAAAAGAAGTCGCTCAGTGGTTTCAAGAAATCCTCTCGGTGAAAAATTGTCGCCTAGTGAAACAAGACGACTACAACATTCGAGCCATTAACCCCCAATATAGCACCCAATCAAATCAACCCGTCAGCTTTGCCGATGGCTTCCCCTATCTCCTCACCAACACCGCCTCATTAGACTATCTCAATCAAAAATTAGAGGACAAATATCCCCACCAACAGCAACAAATATCCATGGATAGATTTCGCCCTAATATTGTCATTGAAACCGATACCCCATTCATCGAAGACACATGGGAAAATATTACCCTTGGTGAGATAAAATTTAAGATAGTAAAACCCTGTAGCCGTTGCCAAATAACCACCACCAACCAAAAAACAGGTATGGTAAACTCTCTCAATGAACCTTTAAAAACTCTCAGCACTTTTCGCAATATACCCCAACAAGGAATTATGTTCGGGCAAAATATGATCGCCCTTAACCACGGAAAATTAACTCAAAGTCCCCCCCTCTCCCCCTCCCCTTGA
- a CDS encoding hypothetical protein (KEGG: cyh:Cyan8802_2720 hypothetical protein~SPTR: Putative uncharacterized protein), which yields MDSTTIKEKIKAIASKREMLVKLSEKPDLGNLKLDVTQALDELDELIQELHLTFPETAKN from the coding sequence ATGGATTCAACAACTATTAAAGAGAAAATAAAGGCGATCGCCTCTAAACGAGAAATGTTAGTGAAACTATCGGAAAAACCAGATTTAGGTAATCTAAAATTAGACGTTACCCAAGCCCTCGATGAACTAGACGAACTGATCCAAGAATTACATCTTACCTTTCCCGAAACCGCTAAAAATTAG
- a CDS encoding glycerophosphoryl diester phosphodiesterase (PFAM: Glycerophosphoryl diester phosphodiesterase family~COGs: COG0584 Glycerophosphoryl diester phosphodiesterase~InterPro IPR004129~KEGG: gbm:Gbem_3150 glycerophosphoryl diester phosphodiesterase~PFAM: glycerophosphoryl diester phosphodiesterase~SPTR: Glycerophosphoryl diester phosphodiesterase) has protein sequence MTTKPMIIAHRGLSKESPENTLSAFRLAIAQGADGIEGDFHLTKDKQIVCIHDTNTARVADTKLIVRNSTLAELKKLDVGRWFHSTFKNEKIPTLDEILAILPSQTKLFLEIKTDPEIVPYLLRIITDNKVNLNQLVIISFNSQTLKYIKQEMPELKTLLLLSLKTLNGMKLSSLSANRLIKQLDDLRADGISTSVSNFLNKGYIYQFISRGYEYHLWTIDNKRVAEQFMKIGVNSITTNTLNTIRQIKYSQIEN, from the coding sequence ATGACAACAAAGCCAATGATAATAGCTCATCGAGGTTTATCCAAAGAAAGTCCAGAAAATACTCTTTCAGCTTTTCGGTTGGCTATAGCACAGGGTGCTGATGGTATAGAAGGAGATTTTCATTTAACCAAGGATAAGCAGATAGTTTGTATTCATGATACAAACACGGCGAGGGTTGCTGATACTAAGTTAATTGTCAGAAATTCTACCCTAGCAGAATTAAAAAAACTTGATGTGGGACGTTGGTTTCATTCAACTTTTAAAAATGAAAAAATTCCGACCCTTGACGAAATTTTAGCTATATTACCTTCGCAAACAAAGTTATTTTTAGAAATAAAAACTGATCCTGAAATTGTGCCTTATTTATTGAGGATTATTACTGATAATAAAGTTAATTTAAATCAGTTGGTTATTATTTCTTTTAATAGTCAGACTTTGAAATATATAAAACAGGAAATGCCAGAGCTAAAAACATTATTATTGTTGAGTCTTAAAACATTAAATGGGATGAAATTATCGAGCTTATCTGCCAATAGATTAATCAAACAATTAGATGATCTTCGTGCGGATGGAATCAGTACTTCTGTTTCTAATTTTCTCAATAAAGGTTACATTTATCAATTTATATCGAGAGGATATGAATATCATTTATGGACTATTGATAATAAAAGAGTTGCTGAACAATTTATGAAAATTGGGGTAAACTCTATTACAACAAATACTCTCAATACTATTCGACAAATTAAGTATTCTCAGATAGAAAATTAA
- a CDS encoding DNA replication and repair protein RecF (PFAM: RecF/RecN/SMC N terminal domain~TIGRFAM: recF protein~COGs: COG1195 Recombinational DNA repair ATPase (RecF pathway)~InterPro IPR001238:IPR018078:IPR003395~KEGG: cyc:PCC7424_5273 recombination protein F~PFAM: SMC domain protein~SPTR: DNA replication and repair protein recF;~TIGRFAM: DNA replication and repair protein RecF) has translation MFLEHLYLQHFRNYIQQEINFTSNKIILLGDNAQGKSNILEAVEILSTLKSHRSTKDIELVYQDRLYGQIKASVKNKYADYDLAITIPAKGKKELKINQEKVNRHIDFLGILNTVTFSSLDIELVRGSPEYRRSWVDSLLIQLEPIYYQLLKNYNHILKQRNALLKQMKKSGISTIEQVPELKAIELKLWDNKLAEEGSRISRRRARVLKKIEPLAKFWHNQISHKTEKLILNYAPNVPWKKDTPTDVQNAIKSEIEQKKIAEINLGNTLVGPHRDEIEFIINSSLARNYGSQGQQRTLVLALKLAELQLIEQVVGQPPLLLLDDVMAELDLKRQAQLLDSLGDRFQTIITTTHLNYFETDLLNQAQIVKVEAGKLYF, from the coding sequence ATGTTTTTAGAGCATTTATATCTCCAACATTTTCGTAACTATATCCAACAAGAAATAAACTTTACCAGTAACAAAATAATACTACTAGGAGATAACGCTCAAGGAAAATCAAACATACTTGAAGCCGTTGAAATATTATCAACCTTAAAAAGTCATCGTAGTACCAAAGATATAGAATTAGTATATCAAGACCGTCTTTATGGACAAATAAAAGCCTCAGTCAAAAATAAATATGCTGACTATGATTTAGCCATTACTATCCCTGCGAAAGGTAAAAAGGAATTAAAAATAAATCAGGAAAAAGTTAATCGTCATATTGATTTTTTAGGTATTTTAAATACCGTTACTTTTTCTAGTTTAGATATAGAATTAGTGCGAGGATCTCCTGAATATAGACGCAGTTGGGTTGATAGTTTATTGATTCAATTAGAGCCTATTTATTACCAATTATTAAAAAACTATAATCATATTTTAAAACAAAGAAATGCTCTCCTAAAACAGATGAAAAAATCTGGTATTTCGACCATAGAACAAGTACCAGAATTAAAGGCGATCGAGTTAAAATTATGGGATAACAAATTAGCAGAAGAAGGCTCCAGAATAAGTAGAAGAAGAGCAAGAGTATTAAAAAAAATAGAACCCCTAGCCAAGTTTTGGCATAATCAAATTAGCCATAAAACAGAAAAACTAATATTAAATTACGCCCCTAATGTACCATGGAAAAAAGATACTCCCACAGACGTACAAAATGCCATCAAAAGTGAAATTGAACAAAAAAAAATTGCCGAAATCAACTTAGGAAATACCCTCGTAGGACCTCATCGAGATGAAATAGAGTTTATAATAAATAGTAGTTTAGCAAGAAATTATGGATCACAAGGACAACAAAGAACTTTAGTTTTAGCCCTTAAGTTAGCCGAATTACAGTTAATAGAGCAAGTTGTTGGGCAACCACCACTATTACTTTTAGACGATGTCATGGCAGAATTAGATTTAAAAAGACAGGCGCAATTATTAGATTCCCTAGGCGATCGTTTTCAAACTATAATAACAACAACCCACCTAAACTATTTTGAAACTGACTTACTAAATCAAGCTCAGATTGTGAAAGTTGAGGCGGGGAAACTATACTTCTAA